The following coding sequences are from one Macaca nemestrina isolate mMacNem1 chromosome 1, mMacNem.hap1, whole genome shotgun sequence window:
- the LOC105497889 gene encoding late cornified envelope protein 3D → MSCQQNQQQCQPPPKCPSPKCPPKSPAQCLPPASSGCAPSSGGCGPSSESGCFLSHHRHHHRCRRQRSNSCDRGSGQQGGGSGCGHGSGGCC, encoded by the coding sequence ATGTCCTGCCAGCAGAACCAGCAGCAGTGCCAACCTCCACCCAAGTGCCCCTCACCCAAGTGCCCCCCAAAGAGCCCAGCACAGTGTCTGCCTCCAGCTTCCTCTGGCTGTGCTCCAAGCTCCGGGGGCTGTGGCCCCAGCTCCGAGAGCGGCTGCTTCCTGAGCCACCACAGGCACCACCACCGATGCCGGCGCCAGAGGTCCAACTCCTGTGACAGGGGCAGTGGTCAGCAAGGTGGGGGCTCTGGCTGTGGCCACGGTTCTGGGGGCTGCTGCTGA